The following DNA comes from Mycobacterium sp. MS1601.
GTCGGAGTGGTGGTCGACGGCCGCGGTGTCTGGGATGTGGGTTCGACGTAGGTGCCGGCGCCGTCCGAGGTGGGCTCACCGTCCGTGGTCGACGAGCACCCGGCCAGCACCGACGCGGCCAGCGCACATGCGCTGACCAACGCCCATTTCTTCGGAATCGCCACCATGTCGAGCGTATGCCCGCTGTTACGGATGTTCAGCCTGTGACTCGGTTTCGATTCGCTAACGGGTCGGCATCGGGGAGCCCATAGCCTGCGGTGGATACTCAGCGGACGTTGACGTAGACGGTCTTGACGTTGTCGGGGGCGAATTGGTTGTCGGCGTTGGGGCTGTAGCCGCCTTCGCTGCGGTTGTTGGCGTTGGTGTGCTGGAAGGTCGGGCCTGCACCGACGGAGACGACGCTGGCATCGGCCAACGGGGTGTCCGACAGGCGGTTGACGATCACCTTGTAGCCCTGGTCTTGCAGGCTGGAGATGGTGTCTTGGGCGTTGCCGGCTCCGGTGGGGGCGGCCATCGCGGGGGCAGCCAATCCCAGGAACGTCGCGGTGGCGGCGGTGGCGATGGCGGTGGCGAATCCGAACTTGGTCATGATCTCTGCTTCTCTCTGGGTGGTTCTTCTACGTGGTGTTCGGATCGGGGCGGGAGGGGTTTCTCGTTCCGGTCTGCCAGGCATAACCGCGCACGTCAGCACCCCATTTCCCGGTTGGCAGCCAATACACCAGGCTTGGCAGAAAGTGCTCGGTCAACGCGGAGTCGTCGATGTGGGAAGTCGCCGATCATGACAGTTTGGTCGGAAGGTGAAGTCCAACAAGCTGTCGGAATCCTTGAGCGGCTTGCCCCGATTTCCGGGAGTTGTTCTACAAGGCTTGGGGCGCTGGGCAGCCCACTGTGTTCGGCCGTGGATGGCAGGCATGCCATACGAGCCGGCGGCGTCGAAGCCGACATCCTGGCCTTCAGCTGGACAGTTCCGCCGCCAGAACGCGGTAGCCGGGCATCGGGCTGGCCCCGTCGGCGGTCAGGATCTGCACCCCCACGTGGTCGGCGCCCGCAGCCAGGTGCTCATGTACACGTGCCGCGACGTCCTCGACGGTGCCGTGCGGCGCCAGGTCGTCGATGAGACGGTCGCTGCCCTGGCCGTCGAGATCGGCGTCGGTGTAGCCGTACCGGCGCAGGTTGTTCGTGTAGTTGCTCAAGGTTTCGTGTAGTTGCTCAAGGTGAGGTAGGGGTTGGCGTCGTTGGTCCACATGTTCACGATCGCGGTCGCCACGATGATCGATTCGGTGGCTTCGAGGATTCTCTCGGCGAACGCCAGATCGGTGACGGATGCGGCGCCCAGGCCGAGCCACACCGTGGGATAGCCCAATTCCTCGGCCTCGGCGGCGAACTCGGTGCGTGCGGCGTCGCCGTAGCCGGGATGCAACCAAGCTCCGAACGTGCCGAGGCGGGATCGCAACGGTGTGGTCATGATGCCGCCGGCACGATGCGAAGATCGACGATACGGCCGTCGCGGATGGTGAAGGCGTTGACCAGGTCGACCTCACCGCCGGGGAAGTCGCCCCGTAGATGCAGGGTCACCTCGTAGCGCTGAGTGCCTTCGGCGGCTCCGACCACAGACCACCGTGTCAGCGTGGACGTGTAGTGGAATGTCGTGTCGACGTCTTCGCGCCAGCGGCGGATCTCGGTCATTCCGCGCCGCTGTACGCCCTCGTCGAGCACGGTGGCATCGTCGCTGAAGCACGCGACGGTGGCATCCACGTCACGCTTCTCGGAGGCCGTCAGGTATGCCGAAATCACGGCGGGCAGTGCCGATGGGGAGGCATTCGCGAGTGACCGGTCCATGGGCACCGATCAAACCGTCGCAGAGCTCGCGACGAACCCGCAGAAAGTACCGGTGCTGCGCTCAGTCCAACGAGATATCGCGGAGGTTTCGCCTCGACGAGACTCCGAGCTTGGTCAGGATGTGGCCCATGTGCCATTCCACGGTGCGCGCACTGAGGAACAGCTGACTGGCGATCTCGCCGTTGGTGTAGCCCTCCCGCGCCAGCCGGGCGATGTGCCTTTCCTGGGTGGTGAGCGTCGCGTTGGCCACGACGGCGCGCGCCGGTACCGTTTCGCCGGCGGCTTGCAGTTCGCGCCGCGCGCGGTCGGCGAAACCCGCAGCCCCCATGTTGGAGAACGTCTCATAGGCGGTTCGTAGCTGTTTCCTCGCGTCTGCTTTCCGGCGACGACGGCGCAACCATTCGCCGTAGACCAGCTGCGTGCGTGCGAGATAGACGACGTACCCGTCGCGGAGATGGCTTATCGAGCTCCGGTATTCGTCTTCGGCTCCATCGGTCTCGTCGACTAGGGCCGCGCACCGCGCGGCAAGGCCCAGCCCCAGTGCAGTTCCAGTGGAGGCCCCCAGTTCGGCGACTCGGCTGGCCGCCTCCCTCGCCGTCTGCATCTGGCCGCAGCGGCTCGCGGCCTCCACTGTCTCGACCAAAACGTACCCGTAGTATCCGACCTCGTCGAGCCTTGCGAGGGAGCCGCATGCCTCGAATGCTTCTGTGTACTGTCCTAAGCTGTTGTACAAGACGGCTTTTGCGCACAGGGCGAGGGTGACCTCCCCACCCTCGCCTCGGGACGTCGATTCCTCGACAGCGGATTCCACCAACGTGCGGCACAGCTGTTCCTGGCCCCGGTAGGCGGCAAGTATGGGGCGGATGGAACCGTGGGCGGGAGTTCCGGTTGCGGCGATGAGAGCATCGGCCTCTTCCAGCAACGTCGTCGCCTGGTCGAACC
Coding sequences within:
- a CDS encoding LLM class flavin-dependent oxidoreductase, encoding MTTPLRSRLGTFGAWLHPGYGDAARTEFAAEAEELGYPTVWLGLGAASVTDLAFAERILEATESIIVATAIVNMWTNDANPYLTLSNYTKP
- a CDS encoding nuclear transport factor 2 family protein, which encodes MDRSLANASPSALPAVISAYLTASEKRDVDATVACFSDDATVLDEGVQRRGMTEIRRWREDVDTTFHYTSTLTRWSVVGAAEGTQRYEVTLHLRGDFPGGEVDLVNAFTIRDGRIVDLRIVPAAS